One region of Eriocheir sinensis breed Jianghai 21 chromosome 36, ASM2467909v1, whole genome shotgun sequence genomic DNA includes:
- the LOC127007842 gene encoding elongation of very long chain fatty acids protein 4-like isoform X2, whose translation MEVVQEKMHRLKDLYDWGLTIADDRVKGWPLMSSPLPTLGITAAYLIMVKLGPRLMAQRPPFQLKIPLIVYNLAIMLLNLYIGVELAIVSVRLQYSWFCQPVDYSTNPDEMRIAAALWWYYVSKLVEFMDTLFFILRKKTNQLTFLHIYHHSTMFCLWWIGIKWVAGGSSFLAAMMNSFVHVVMYAYYGLSALGPSMQKYLWWKKHITCIQLIQFTSAGVLGARAIVVGCDFPLWMQYALVVYMSSFIVLFGQFYVQAYRLKQKKLKGSKNGTAGQHGGSNGIAHNGVPSARQQHQANGVVRQDGQAHKEGSGRRSGGNSGGQRGGQRGGNARTRAQLRREGRARHDS comes from the exons ATGGAGGTGGTACAAGAGAAGATGCACAGGCTCAAGGACCTCTACGACTGGGGTCTCACCATAGCAG ATGATCGTGTCAAAGGCTGGCCACTCATGTCGTCGCCTCTCCCCACGCTGGGCATCACGGCCGCCTACCTCATCATGGTCAAGTTGGGGCCGAGGCTGATGGCACAGCGGCCGCCCTTCCAGCTCAAGATCCCGCTTATTGTCTACAACCTTGCTATCATGCTGCTTAACCTCTACATCGGcgtggag cTGGCCATCGTGTCGGTGCGGCTGCAGTACAGTTGGTTCTGCCAGCCCGTCGACTACTCCACCAACCCCGACGAGATGAGA ATAGCGGCAGCCCTCTGGTGGTACTACGTGTCCAAGCTGGTGGAGTTCATGGACACACTCTTCTTCATCCTGCGCAAGAAGACCAACCAGCTCACCTTCCTCCACATCTACCACCACTCCACCATGTTCTGCCTCTGGTGGATTGGCATCAAATGGGTGGCCGGCGGATCCT CCTTCTTGGCGGCCATGATGAACAGCTTTGTGCACGTGGTCATGTATGCTTACTATGGCCTCTCTGCCTTGGGCCCCTCCATGCAGAAGTACTTGTGGTGGAAGAAGCACATCACCTGCATCCAGCTG ATCCAGTTTACCAGCGCCGGCGTCCTGGGAGCGCGGGCCATCGTGGTGGGGTGTGACTTCCCCCTCTGGATGCAGTACGCTCTCGTCGTCTACATGAGCAGCTTCATCGTGCTCTTCGGACAGTTCTACGTCCAGGCATACAGGCTCAAG CAGAAGAAGCTCAAAGGCAGCAAGAATGGCACAGCAGGTCAGCATGGCGGCTCCAACGGCATAGCCCACAATGGCGTGCCCTCGGCCAGGCAGCAGCACCAGGCCAACGGGGTCGTTCGCCAGGACGGACAG GCACACAAGGAGGGATCCGGAAGGAGGTCAGGCGGCAACAGCGGCGGGCAGCGGGGCGGGCAGCGGGGGGGCAACGCGCGCACCAGAGCCCAGCTGCGTCGTGAGGGCCGGGCTCGCCATGACTCCTAA
- the LOC127007842 gene encoding elongation of very long chain fatty acids protein 4-like isoform X1 yields the protein MEVVQEKMHRLKDLYDWGLTIAVTHFLPSRPDDRVKGWPLMSSPLPTLGITAAYLIMVKLGPRLMAQRPPFQLKIPLIVYNLAIMLLNLYIGVELAIVSVRLQYSWFCQPVDYSTNPDEMRIAAALWWYYVSKLVEFMDTLFFILRKKTNQLTFLHIYHHSTMFCLWWIGIKWVAGGSSFLAAMMNSFVHVVMYAYYGLSALGPSMQKYLWWKKHITCIQLIQFTSAGVLGARAIVVGCDFPLWMQYALVVYMSSFIVLFGQFYVQAYRLKQKKLKGSKNGTAGQHGGSNGIAHNGVPSARQQHQANGVVRQDGQAHKEGSGRRSGGNSGGQRGGQRGGNARTRAQLRREGRARHDS from the exons ATGGAGGTGGTACAAGAGAAGATGCACAGGCTCAAGGACCTCTACGACTGGGGTCTCACCATAGCAG tcacccatttccttccctcgcGTCCAGATGATCGTGTCAAAGGCTGGCCACTCATGTCGTCGCCTCTCCCCACGCTGGGCATCACGGCCGCCTACCTCATCATGGTCAAGTTGGGGCCGAGGCTGATGGCACAGCGGCCGCCCTTCCAGCTCAAGATCCCGCTTATTGTCTACAACCTTGCTATCATGCTGCTTAACCTCTACATCGGcgtggag cTGGCCATCGTGTCGGTGCGGCTGCAGTACAGTTGGTTCTGCCAGCCCGTCGACTACTCCACCAACCCCGACGAGATGAGA ATAGCGGCAGCCCTCTGGTGGTACTACGTGTCCAAGCTGGTGGAGTTCATGGACACACTCTTCTTCATCCTGCGCAAGAAGACCAACCAGCTCACCTTCCTCCACATCTACCACCACTCCACCATGTTCTGCCTCTGGTGGATTGGCATCAAATGGGTGGCCGGCGGATCCT CCTTCTTGGCGGCCATGATGAACAGCTTTGTGCACGTGGTCATGTATGCTTACTATGGCCTCTCTGCCTTGGGCCCCTCCATGCAGAAGTACTTGTGGTGGAAGAAGCACATCACCTGCATCCAGCTG ATCCAGTTTACCAGCGCCGGCGTCCTGGGAGCGCGGGCCATCGTGGTGGGGTGTGACTTCCCCCTCTGGATGCAGTACGCTCTCGTCGTCTACATGAGCAGCTTCATCGTGCTCTTCGGACAGTTCTACGTCCAGGCATACAGGCTCAAG CAGAAGAAGCTCAAAGGCAGCAAGAATGGCACAGCAGGTCAGCATGGCGGCTCCAACGGCATAGCCCACAATGGCGTGCCCTCGGCCAGGCAGCAGCACCAGGCCAACGGGGTCGTTCGCCAGGACGGACAG GCACACAAGGAGGGATCCGGAAGGAGGTCAGGCGGCAACAGCGGCGGGCAGCGGGGCGGGCAGCGGGGGGGCAACGCGCGCACCAGAGCCCAGCTGCGTCGTGAGGGCCGGGCTCGCCATGACTCCTAA